A segment of the Candidatus Pelagisphaera phototrophica genome:
CTGGGCGATTCGAATGTTCTCGGGACGGTCGTCGGAACCCTCTTTCTTCTGGTTCTCATCTCCGCGGCAATGTCGTCGATCGACTCCGTTTTGCTGGTTGCCGCCGCGGCCATCGATCGCGATCTCCTGAACCCCATCCGTCCAGATAACGCTCCCAACGCGGTCGCTCGCACCCGAATCTGGGTGGTAATTGTATCTGTAGCTGCCGCCGTGACCGCACTTCAGCCTTTCGCTAGCGATATTGTATCCGTTACAAAATTCTCAGGCTCCCTCTATGGCGCCTGCTTCGTACCGGTGATTATCCTCGGACTCTTCCAAAAGCGCCGTAGCGCGAAGGCTGCCAAGCTTTCGATGATCTTTGGCGGCTCGACCGTAGTCATCGCGTTTACGCTCAATAACACCGGGGTAACCAGTCTATCCGAAGTATATCCTGGCATGATTGTCGGCGTGGTCACTTTTCTTGTAGCGAGTGCAATTTCGTTCGATTCAAAATTGCAACCAGCCTAACCCACCACCACATCTCCATAGGCATGCACCTTCTCGCAGATCATCCGGAGCGACGATTCCAAATATCCGTCTGCCGTTCTCAAGGAATCGGCATCGATCGTTAAGGGAGCACCCAAAACGAACAATGGAGCTCCATACTCTGGAGTCTTTATGGCCTGTTCGATGGTCAATCCACCCACTGCTTGCACCGGTATGCTCACCGCCTGGACGATCTCCGCCAGCTGATCGAGTGGATTGGGTTGACGCTCTCCCCTTGCCGCAATCCCCCTCCTCTCATCGTATCCAATATGGTGAATCACATAGTCACAACATAGGTCCTCAAGCCGTTTTGCACCCGCGACCATATCGTCACTTCCTAAATTTTCGCCCATCACCTCGACACCAAGATCCTTTCCCGCTTGCACGACACAGCGAATGGTTTCTTCGTGAGCCTGCAACATTAACACGACCTGGGTCGCGCCTGACTTGGCCATGATCTCCGCCTCTAGCCAACCTCCATCCATCGTTTTCAAATCAGCTACAATCGGCGTATCCGGAAACCGGTCACGTAGAGTGCGAACCCCAAGCATGCCTTCGGCCAGAATGAGCGGAGTCCCCGCCTCCAGCCAATCGACTCCGGCCAGCATGGCCATTTCAGCCGTTTCAAGTGCTTCGGGAATTTCTACAAGATCAAGGGAAATTTGGGCAATGGGCTTCGCGTAAAAGCTACCCTAAAGGAATCTACGACTTGAAAGCCATATCGATTTTCAACTAAAATACGAGGAGAAGACGGATCGGTCCCTGGGAACGCCGAGGCCCACCTCGGCCAGAATATACAACACTCGGCGCCGAGCTGGGGTTCAGCGTTTCCACAATTCCCCTAAACAAATTTTGTGCCGAACGCGTTCAATCAAACGGGGGTAGTCGAAGGATAAAGCCCTTCACTTGCCCGACGATGCTTCGACGTCTCTTTTCCATTTCTTATGCAACTCCAAGAGCTCCTTCGCTTTGGCTGGATTCAAATCGATCACGTCAGTCGCTTCATGTGGATCCTTCCCCAAGTGGTAGAGCTCTTGCTTGCCCCGCGAGCTGAATAGCTTCCAGTCCCCCTGACGCACCGCCCATTCTTTTCTGGGTCCAGCTATATCCCAATGGAGAGCCGCATGGTGCGTTTGCACTGCACCCTCAATTAACGGCAACAGACTTTTCCCGTCTAAGGCCCGATCGACTTCCATTCCGAGCGCATCAAGCACCGTCGGGAGTATATCAAATGAAATGACCGGCGTATCGATCGATCGACCTCCTGGGAACTTCGCCGGCCAACTAACGATCCATGGCGTTCGGATCCCCCCTTCGAAGAGCATCTGCTTAAAGCCACGCAACGAACCATTGTTGGCCTCCATCGCTCCCGCTCCTCCATTGTCAGTCAGAAAAATGAGCAGGGTTTTATCCCAGATACCCTCGGCTTTGAGCTTATTAACCACCGCTCCCACTCCTTCATCTAAATGATATAGCATCGCCATCAAAATAGCCCGTGTATCTGAAAGATACGGATACTTGTTCTTGTAAAAATCAATATCCTCCCTAGGGGCCTGGGCGGGGGTGTGCACTGCGTTGTAGGCGAGGTAGAGGAAAAACGGATCCTCTTTCTGGCGGTCAATAAAGGAAACCGCTTCTTCTGTTAGCCGCGTGGTTAGATAGCCTTCGTATTCATCAGCTAGAATACGTGCCTTGTTGCGATAGATAGGTGCATAGTCGTCGCCATTGACTCCTTTCGACTCAAAGTAATCATGCCCACCTCGTCCCATAAATTTATACGCCTCATCGAAGCCGCGGTTCATGGCGTGCCACTTCAACTCAGGGTAGTCGTTATCCAAACCCAAGTGCCATTTCCCAATCGCCATACTCGTGTATTGGTCGGGCAAGAACGAGGGGAAAATCGACATTTCCGGATCGAATCCCCGACCGCCGTCACCCGCGGTATAGATCCCTACCCGCTGCTGGTACTGGCCCAGCATGATTCCTGCCCGTGTGGGTGAACAAACCGGTCCACTCGTGTATGCCTGAGAAAAGAAAACCCCTTCCTCGGCCAGCGCATCCATGTGCGGCGTCGACACTTCCTTGGGATGATCTGGATTGAAACTGATATCCGCGTATCCCTGGTCATCAGTCAAGATAACGACGATGTTGGGATGGTCCGCCGCAGCCCCAAATGTATAAAAACACCCAGAAACAAACCCGAAAAAAACCGATAGCGTCGCGTAGAAAGACTGTTTGATCATATTCTTATCGGTTCCCAAAAAATTCACTTCAGTCCCAAATCTATGCGCTAAAGCCTATTCAGAATTTCCTAGCTTAGTAAATACTCTTCACACATGACAATAAATACCTAACATCCAATCGAAATCAATTTGAATTGGAAACACTTCGCTACGATGATGGTCGGACCAAGGTATCAGATGTTCCCGACACCCTTGCACTCACACCCGTGGATGGCTCGATCATCCGCTACTCCGCCGAACGATAGGGTCACGACCGAGATCGCATCCTCTTTTCCTGCAAGTTGGGAGAAGATGGCTTTAACCGCAACAACATCGCGATCTGGACAAGCTACAACGAGGGAAAGTCCTTCACGAATCCGGTCCAGTTCAACACGGGATTTACCGCCTATTCCGTACTGTAGCGACTCCAAGATGGAACGATCGGCCTCGTCGTCGAAACGGCAGCAGAGGAAGGCAACAGGTACGGTGGAATTTCCTTCTACCGAATAAAACTCTCCCAGGTGGAAAACCAGTAATTCGCTATCGTGCCCTACCGCTTTTTGAAAACATCGCTGTCTGCAATAGCGACAACCAAATCCCTTAAGCCGTATCCGCTTTCCGCTATGTCCGTTGCTATCCCTTCAATTACCCCATGATCCCGAAAGGTCATCTCTCGACCGGTTCCATAAAGAAGCAGTTTTTCCGTTAAGGTATAAGTAAAACGGTCCTTTCGATCCATCAGAACCTGCTTGAGTCCCCTCTCATCGCTAAAGCGCTCCCCAGAAGGCAATTCGCCTGATCCGTCGACCTGCTTTCCAAGGGCTCGACCATCGCCAGCATCCATCGAAGGGTAAAATTCTCTATACCCACCAATGGGATCATAAAATTCCAGTGCAAATCCTAGCGGGTCGATCTTCGCGTGGCAATCCGCGCAGGCTTGAACATCGCGGTGTTTCTTGAGTTGATCTCGAATAGTGGTGGCTCCGCGTGTATCCGGTTCGAGCGGCTCCACATCTGGCGGTGGGGGCGATGGCGGCGTACCAAGGATATTCTCCAATATCCAAACGCCACGTACAACTGGTGAGGTTTCCACGCCGTTCGCAGTCACGGTTAAGACACTCGCATGTCCCAGCAAACCACCTCTGCGCGCATTCTCCGGCAATCTCACTCGACGAAACGCTTCTCCATTGATCCCCTCTAGGCCATAGTGCTTGGCCAATGAACCATTCAAAAAAGTATAGTCGCTATCTAGGAAATCTAGAATAGGGCCATTGTTTGCCAAAAGATTCTCGAAGTAAAGACGTGTTTCCTCACGCATCGCATATTCGAGGCGCTGCGAATAGTAGCTCTCAAAGCTCTTCCCATCCGGCAACATGCTACCTAAAGTATTCATTCGAAGCCACCCGTCCGTAAAGTGCTCAATAAAAGCCTTCGCCTTTGGGTCCCTTAACATTCGATCCACCTGGGAAGACAAGGTCGCCGAATCCCCCAATCGGTTCGCTTCCGCCAATTGAAACAACTCCTCGTCTGGCATCGAGCTCCATAGGAAATAGGACAAGCGCGACGCCAGCTGGTAGCTATCCAGCTCCACTGCCTCCGCTTCATCTCCTTCATCCATATACAGGAACTTGGGAGAGCTTAACATCCCAGCCAGACCTAACTTCAACGCTGCCTGTAGCGTCTTCCCGGACTCTCTTTGCCGTCTCACAAAATCCGCATAGTGCTCAATATCATCTTGAGTCTGAGGTCTTCTAAATGCCCTCCTGGCGAACTCGAGCAACGTCCGATCAATATCGACCTTTGCCGTACTAGTCGCTTCACCAAAAATCATCTGATGGCTTTTCGGTGGCCACTTCTCATAAGTGGGACCCGTAATCTCCAAGCTATGCACGCGAAGTCGCGGTCCTTCGTAAACTTCCCCGATCGTCTTGTTGTCCAAGTTCTTGGCCTCAGCCAGACCCTCTTGTAACAGATAGTCCTGAGTCCGAACGACTTCCGGGTGATACTTGTCTGCGACTTTTCGAATCGTTCCCTTACTGGCAACACCGTTACTCCAATGGACAAACGGCGTGCTGCCCTTCTCTAGCCAAACCACCGCCTCGTAGTCGGTGGGAACTTCATCCGCCAAATCAAATACCGCTACGTTCCTTCGCCCTTCGTGAGCGTTCTTTCGCAACAAACGCGGTTCGGGAGCAATCACCAACCCCATTTTCATGGGCTCTGAAAAATCCATTTTAAAATCGGAGTTCGAATACGGGTGGTCTAGTCGATT
Coding sequences within it:
- a CDS encoding DUF1592 domain-containing protein, translated to MKGSLPLLALSSLAVSSSFAADTALPLFVSEFVSEYCIGCHGEEKQKGDRRLDGLSANVFDESNLTMLEEALDMLNLGDMPPDEKKVRQPSQEETRQMIEWLTGRLTVAADSRSPVSTVLRRLNRFEYVNTLRDLLGVHTESFDATFDFPEDSKVDGFDNNGESLVLSDYQLRRYIEVADEFLEKAIRFVDQRPESKTLRFTANDFGGVRPEERTRAPVTWRINFYGKYLDIGHGQPVERHTNYPLKFSKSGVPEDGYYKIVVRAEAINRLDHPYSNSDFKMDFSEPMKMGLVIAPEPRLLRKNAHEGRRNVAVFDLADEVPTDYEAVVWLEKGSTPFVHWSNGVASKGTIRKVADKYHPEVVRTQDYLLQEGLAEAKNLDNKTIGEVYEGPRLRVHSLEITGPTYEKWPPKSHQMIFGEATSTAKVDIDRTLLEFARRAFRRPQTQDDIEHYADFVRRQRESGKTLQAALKLGLAGMLSSPKFLYMDEGDEAEAVELDSYQLASRLSYFLWSSMPDEELFQLAEANRLGDSATLSSQVDRMLRDPKAKAFIEHFTDGWLRMNTLGSMLPDGKSFESYYSQRLEYAMREETRLYFENLLANNGPILDFLDSDYTFLNGSLAKHYGLEGINGEAFRRVRLPENARRGGLLGHASVLTVTANGVETSPVVRGVWILENILGTPPSPPPPDVEPLEPDTRGATTIRDQLKKHRDVQACADCHAKIDPLGFALEFYDPIGGYREFYPSMDAGDGRALGKQVDGSGELPSGERFSDERGLKQVLMDRKDRFTYTLTEKLLLYGTGREMTFRDHGVIEGIATDIAESGYGLRDLVVAIADSDVFKKR
- a CDS encoding sulfatase-like hydrolase/transferase; the encoded protein is MIKQSFYATLSVFFGFVSGCFYTFGAAADHPNIVVILTDDQGYADISFNPDHPKEVSTPHMDALAEEGVFFSQAYTSGPVCSPTRAGIMLGQYQQRVGIYTAGDGGRGFDPEMSIFPSFLPDQYTSMAIGKWHLGLDNDYPELKWHAMNRGFDEAYKFMGRGGHDYFESKGVNGDDYAPIYRNKARILADEYEGYLTTRLTEEAVSFIDRQKEDPFFLYLAYNAVHTPAQAPREDIDFYKNKYPYLSDTRAILMAMLYHLDEGVGAVVNKLKAEGIWDKTLLIFLTDNGGAGAMEANNGSLRGFKQMLFEGGIRTPWIVSWPAKFPGGRSIDTPVISFDILPTVLDALGMEVDRALDGKSLLPLIEGAVQTHHAALHWDIAGPRKEWAVRQGDWKLFSSRGKQELYHLGKDPHEATDVIDLNPAKAKELLELHKKWKRDVEASSGK
- a CDS encoding orotidine 5'-phosphate decarboxylase / HUMPS family protein, with translation MAQISLDLVEIPEALETAEMAMLAGVDWLEAGTPLILAEGMLGVRTLRDRFPDTPIVADLKTMDGGWLEAEIMAKSGATQVVLMLQAHEETIRCVVQAGKDLGVEVMGENLGSDDMVAGAKRLEDLCCDYVIHHIGYDERRGIAARGERQPNPLDQLAEIVQAVSIPVQAVGGLTIEQAIKTPEYGAPLFVLGAPLTIDADSLRTADGYLESSLRMICEKVHAYGDVVVG